ATGGTTTTGGactttttctcatttcttttcatttttgtttcctttagAGGGAGACAGCCAGAGATGGTTTGGATAGGAATGTATGAAAATATCCCATAAAAAAGCCATAAGAACCTGAActagaatttttgaaaaattcatcatTAGTTATGTGGTGGTTACACCCTCTTTCTTTgggtctctttctctctctagctatctctctctctctctctgaagtGAGGCCATACCTTTGCATGATAGTACCTATAATAGTTTGGGAGGTATCATTATTATAAGAACATTTTCAACTATATTATGTGTGTTACTGTACAAAAATGTGAATGATTACTCTTCaatgaaaaaaatgtgaatGATTAGTGGCTTCTTTGCCTATTTATAACTATATTATTAATACTATGAAGATGAGAAGTTGTAATTGCGGTGTATATATAactataatatttataatgatttttttttccaaaatcttgattggaaaaaaaaattccacctAAAAAATTgcctatatatattattgttattataaatACCTATAATTGTCACACTCTTATTGAAAGACATTTCAACCCCTCTTGctcaattattatttaaaaaagattctaaaaaaaagtattattatttttaaataaataaattatatatatatatatatatatatatgttgctcAGGTGGCATCTGTGCCACTTCCTTTAGTGGAAGCTCTGCATATATATTGCTCAGGTGGCATCTGTGCCACTGCCTTTTGTGGAAGCTCTGCAAATCAAATCCCAAAACTCGCTCTTCGATCTGGAGGATTTGTCGGCGAGAGTGTTGTATATTTTTATCTTgcaaattgtaatttaaaataaagaaaatattaaaaactacATATGGATGtatgatttaataaattaatttatcattctTTTACACTAGAATAGTCAAGCTTAGCATGCATTTTAAGTTATAGTATCATCACCTCTTTAAATtcagatataatttatttttttaacatggtTATTGCGGCTATTGCCCATTTGCTCTTCCTAGCTCATTTAAAAAGGTATGGCTACCCAATAAACTTTTACTTTCAACTATTATCAATTGCTCCTAAAGCAAGCTATTATCATATAAAAAGAGGATTTGTCATTGggattattaatttattagtgttttgaatatattttaataaatttaaatagacatgtaaaaataaaatgctataAGTTTATTATATTTGACCACGACAACAATAATCCCAAGTTTTTGTAATCCCAAAACTTTGagattgataaatatattaataaatacttGACAAGatataattatatcaaattAATAACATGTTATCTAATCTACTTGTTATCTGCATctactttctaaaaaaagaaattttatctacATCTATACTCTATAGTATGTGAAACCTTGTTATTACTAAGTTTtggttcaaaaataaaaagaagaagttaattCTATGTTTTAATATGGTGATTAAACCTTGTTTAATTTCTCCACAGGCCCAGGTTGTTCATCTCTTGCTTATGGAGCAATGCAAGAGCTCGGACCATTTCGTGTACTTAGTGATGGCAAAACACTTTTTACAAATGAATTTGCATGGAATAAAGGTATAGTTATCTTATAacaatattagtttttttaattttttttttttttttttttatagagtgtcaacctatgacgtccatttctataatttttgtttttttatcatcaaaccaataCACTattcaatttttggtgtaaacggagattgaaagtaaaatctcttattcaactatatTGCTATTATTATGCCCAAGCAAGAagttagaattttaattttcattctttGGTCAAATCtgaaagctaaattttttttttttgaattttttttttcagctgcaAATGTTTTATTTCTTGAGTCTCCTGCTGGGGTAGGATTTTCATACTCAAATAGAACATCGGATTATAATACGAGTGGAGATAGTAGAACTGCTTTAGACAGTTATTGGTTTGTGATTAACTGGCTAGAAAGATTTCCTGAATACAAGAATAGAGATTTTTATATTTCTGGAGAAAGTTATGCTGGGCATTATGTTCCTCAACTTGCTCATACCATTCTTCAACATAATAAAAAGGCTAACAAGACCCTTATCAACCTCAAAGGAATCATtgtaagtctctctctctctcccccaaaAATATATGCTTGTGCTTTACAATGAGGATGATTGAATCTTAGAAGTTACACCATGTttctttgccttttgtttttttctcctataattttCATGATGGTGAAGAAAAATGGTGATAACAGTGGGTCCAACTCAATGAACTTCCACTTTGAATGAACTAAGAAATCCATGATCACCAAAGATAGAAAGGTCAACTGTGAAAAACATGCAAAGcacaatttcattttttgtactacaaagggaaaagaaaaatatgactTAAAAcaataatctatataaaaataacatagtttTTTCCAAGTGATCATATATGGCTCACAaaagtttgatttgatttacatgGTGTAATGATATTCAGGACTACaataatttaatcaaccattagataaaaaaaaaaaaaaaaaattaagtgtcACAATTCAAAGGTATacatacaaatttattataattgaatagaattttattatcTATATTTAGAAGTAGTACTAATACCTCGCAAGTAcaaaaacattttccttctcaaaaaaaatgtacaaaaacATTTACAGTGTATGGACTGGTCCAATGGCCCAGAATAATTGATTGTTTCCCAACTTTCGTGTTAGCTCTATAGTTTGTCATGATTTCGGCCATCATTATTGGGTCACAAATTAGGTTAATTTACTATATGAATTGGACCACTCTATGGACCATCTGGGCCACATTCGGCCCATTACCCACTTTGGGTACTGTTAAATTTGTTAGCTGTTTATCACGATTAAATGCTTGTttggttattgttattattttatttaaatcatttgtttatgcatatatttttaagaccttatttttctaagtacaatttttttttttgatttttttttctaagtacaattttatcaataaaagtaAGCTGTAGactctcaaaaaagaaaaaaagaaaaaagtaagctGTAGGAAACGATATTTTAAATAGTAGAATTAGAACTATTAATTCATGATGATGATCATGTTTTCCTGGGAAGGGTTGTGGTGCAAATTAGGTTCAAAATATTAACTAAAGTAagaagggaaggaaaaaaagaaaaagaaaaagtaatccCCTTTGAGCTATTGTTATACAAGTAGGCacaaaatttctacaattataaattttgttacAAGAATGTTTAAGTATTCTTTTAtcgtttttttttaataaaaaaaaatcttaataagttagtaaaattataaataaatactatGAAATGGAGAGGTTGAGTTAGTCATGCATATagattaaagattaaaaaaaatgtaaaaacaaaaatagcatCTCAGTCTTGCTCTCATTCcctttaatatttatattctaTAGTTCACAATAGATTGTGTTATTTTAATGTTTATGCATCTCATTGATTTCTTGTTCATTATATATGCAGATTGGAAATGCAGTGATTAATGATGACACTGACGAAAAGGGAATGTATGATTACCTTGCCACCCATGTTATCATTTCCGACGAAGCtaacaacaaaatacaaaagtaTTGTGATTTCTCACCCAATGCAACCAAACCGTCTAGTCAGTGCAATGAAGGCTATAATTCAGCCTCAATATCTTTGGATTCTATTAATATCTATAACATTTATGGTCCCTTGTGCCACAATTCCAATCTCACAGTTCAACCCAAGAAAGCCtctgtaagttttttttttttttttttgataatgaaaGTTTCTGTTGATTGTTGAGGACTGTAATGTATTGTGTTTAAGAGGGCCAAACTTATTGTAAGTCCATATACTCCGCTACAGAATAAGCGAGATAACCCTAATCTTAGCTGTAGATTGTAGTACAAGTATATGGGTCTGTAATAAGTTTGGATCTCTTAGACCATAATATCTTTAACACGTTCttgtaagttttgtaatttttatttcctttagaGAGCGCATGATTTCTAAGATccattagaacttcaatttttaataaacacTATGCTTTTAGCTTAATAAGTAGTttaggaaaataattttcttcaacCACTGTTCATGTTGCATGAATCTTAGAAGTTGGaagttaaatatttaaaaagaggGGCTCATCtatataatgaaattatttgAATGTTAATTTGCTCttaataatttgaaataaattgttctattgtttttttgtgtgcagATATTGGATATGGATCCATGTAGTGATTACTACGTGTATGCTTATCTGAATCGGCCTGATGTTCAAGAAGCCATGCATGCCAATGTTACTAAACTCACACATGACTGGGAACCATGCAGTGATGTCATTGAAAAATGGATAGATAGCCCATCAACTATCATTCCCCTTTTGAGAGAATTCATGGCCAATGGCATTCGAGTGTGGGTTTTCAGGTAAGAGTATCATCTTTGGCATGGTTAATGACTTAAGGGaatgaaaaaatttaaaggCAACCCTTAATTGAACCCTTAAATTATTATCATTGTCAATTCGTTTATGGATAATTACATGGTTCATGGTTGCTTGGATAACAAAGTTCTCTACCTACTTGATAACTCCCACTACTTAGAAtttaaaggaaataaaaaaggttATGTACCACATAATACTAGAAGCAATCAAATCCTATTGAATCCATTTAATTACTAGATAAGCATCAGCTTGATTGGTGTAATAAAATACTAAAGGACTTTTGATTTGAATTCTTAACCTTAATTCTAACTGGCATTCTTCAGTGCTTACCCCACCCTAATAGAAAAAGAGGTTATTTATGATTTAGCTTACTTCGCCTAAAGGTCAAAAGAAGAATTGTGGATTATAACTTCATATAATTATCCTATCAATATAtgatagttaaattttttttcaaatttgaaatgagTCTTTGTTTGGTGAAATGCAGCGGTGATACTGATGGAAGGGTTCCTGTTACTTCAACAAAGTACTCTTTAAACAAAATGATGCTTCCTGTAGAGACTGCATGGTATCCGTGGTTCATCGACCGAGAGGTAACTTTATTTTTCCTAGAGTACTTTCTAATGATGTTATGACTCAAGACTTATTGTTTTACCTATCATTTTTATCTCGGGTATTTTCATACGTCTTTTTTACTTCTAAAAGAATTACCATATATGTAcattcttttaataattttgttgttgttggtgttaTAGGTTGGTGGGTATGCACAAAAGTATAAGGGAGACCTAACATTTGCAACTGTAAGAGGGGCAGGGCATCAAGTGCCAAGCTACCAGCCACTGAGAGCACTTTCTTTGATCAGTCACTTCCTTAGTGGCAAACCTCTTCCTTATTCTAGGTCATCCTAATTTCTTTTAGTCTCTTAGTTGGCCATATCATTGATCTGTTCTAGGGTTCAGCTTTGCAATTCTAGTGCCAACTAACTTTTTTATCTGATTGTTTTCAATAACCATGAGTAAAATAGCAAGTTGGTATTCTGATTCAGAGCAAAGCAcaattctattttaattttgattttttcccTCAACAAATCCAATCATGTTGAGTTCAATTAATAATCCTTTCCATACAACAGTGGAATTGGGATTGTAAATGTGGATTCAAAAGGCAGTGGATGCACctatatatgatttatttatcaatatgtTGCTTACATTAAAAAGCATGGGACAATCAACATGTCTATTGCCCTTTACTAAAACAAATTTCATTGTAATAGCTTCTTGTTAATCAAGGGGTTTTAATTTGCCATTATATGGTACTTTTCAAGTTCAGCACAGAAGGAGAAATCAAATGGTGATTAAGTTGAACAATTATATAGTATGGAGTTACAAGTTATCAATCaatgaaaagaataaattgAATGTACTTTACGTGCTACACCTCCtagaaatatataaatgctCACAATTTTAAGTTATTGTGGTACAAAATTCTCATTTTAGATGGGTATTAATTACTCATCCACTAACAAGTTCGGAACactcattccatttcattctgcTTTTGGTCACTTAGTTAAAGATACTATGTGTTATGTAAGCTCCCTTAGGAGTTTTAGTTTCTCTCATACCTATAGGCAAGGTAATTATGTTGCTTATACCTTGGCAAAGAGAGCTAGGTTTtattcttctttctctatttgGACGAAGTCTGTTCCTCTAGACATTAGTACTCTTGTTTCGGCTGATAAGCCACTTTTCTAAGTTATAAAATCTTTGGAgggattctaaaaaaaaaaaaaaaaaaaaaaggttcagaATACAAAACTAtcccaaatataaaaaatacctAAGCAAAGCACCTTTCATCCTCATAACACTTAAATAATGTAATGCATGTTTATTTAGAAGTGTATCAAACCTCTTCCCCTTCACCATCTTAAGGatgatgaaaatttcaaattgagttctttttttttttttttttgtttttttttttttttggttgttgttgctgAATAACATGAATTTATATACTAGATAGGAATGGAAAAGTTGGAAGCAGGCATAATTACAAAATGCAGCCCGTTTAACTAAGTTGTGGGCCAAAAAATCTTTTGGATCTTTGTGCATAAGTAAAAGTCCAAAAATTTATGGGCTGAATAACATGAATTTATATAGAAGACAGGAATAGAGAAGATATGGAAGCAGGCCCATAGTCTTCACAAAATGCAACCCATTTAACTAAGATTTGGGCCAAAAATCAGTTGGATCTTCAGAATATATGCAACGGACCATCGGGGATTAACCTCGCGGAGTCCATAATTGCTAAGATTAGGCCATTACTActacttttatctttttgttttttagatatacattacttttttttttcttcttttctttgtctcaagtctcaactatTCTTGTGAATTCCAATTAGCTTAATtgataaagtttctgatagttaaataagagatacaccaaaaaccgattggtgtcttggtctgatgaaaAAGAACTGTCATCAAGAATGGACGCTATAGGTTgtaaaactctcaaaaaaaaaaaaagtctcaactATTCATAGGGAAAGAGGCTAATATAACTAAGGGAAAATTATACTTTTACATTGatttttcacccaaattataatgtcttcccaaattttgaaattgcaCAAATAACTCTctaatttgagatttttgttataatgtacCTCTTCCGTCTATTTAAGAGGTTAACTTTGATGGAGAAGTTATGTATGTGACCTTTGGCACTACTTTTAGCTAGTGTCTAGCTCATAAAGAAAATGACTAAATTGTCCTCTGATTTAATACTCTctctcataataaaaaaataatctctCTAGTCTCTCCCTCTCGTTGGAGATTAAAGATTGAGGTTTAACCCAAGAAGGGTAAAATTTGGCTGGGTGAATCTTTCACCTCCACAGTTTAATTATTTGCTACTAAACTGTATCCcagtttaattaataaaattttacatgCACTTCGCAAATCTTCTGAATTGGCAAACGTTTTCTGTATGGGCCTACCTTGACGCAATCGTGTGATTTGTGCCCCGGCCATTGGGCCCATTATTACGAGCCCACATTTGGCCCAAATTTGTACCTCTTCTATAAAAGCcaataaaactttattattattattattattatgttttgaaatttgaatattGAACTGGAAGCCTTGCAAATAAATAATAGGATAGGATTGGACCATGTTTAGTCTCTTTATTTGGCTAATAACTGACATTACGTTATTACTTAGCAAAAAAGTTGCATTACTttattatgttttctttctaaagaaaatgtatttaccataaaatttgacacttcGTATTAAACTATAACTATGATagacttagaaaaaaaaattatagttgtgAGGAAGACAACACCTctttcttgtaatttttattcaatgtgAAACTTCACTCGTACGTGAATTTcgaacaaaaattatataagagaTTGCATTTATATAGGCAGACATATGAGTGTAGTACAAGCAAAGTACAATAAACCTAAGACCAATTGGGCTTTATATTATAACATGATGAGTTAACAAAGAACTCAGCATGTCAAACTAATAATGGACTAATGCCATATAAGAATAAGAGGTTTGGATTATTAATTGGGGGTGGATTCGGTTTGTGGATGATAATTTTATGGAGGTTAGGGTTCAATTTGAAAAGTTGTAGGTGGTTGTGCATGGTTAAGATTTAAGAGTTTGATATGATGGGTCAATGGAAATGAAGCTAGTGGTAACCTATGATTTGTAATGCCATCCACATGCTCCATAGTTTTTGGtcaattgattgatttttcaaatttatttatttattaataagtagataataaaaaagaggaTGTGGTGTTCAAATTATTGATATAGAACATCACGAATGATATCATATGATTTGCTTTTTACaagttttaatttatatttaatttaatttgattagaAATTAGGTcattaaaatcatattttcatcgaataaagaatgaaattgaactttaaattttaaataaaaatattatatttcacTTTTAAATTCCTAAAATACTAAATTCTCAAATAGATCATCTCCATGTGAAAAACAAGATTATCCTTTTCCCACTAATGAACAAGAAAAAGACAACTAGGATGGTTTTTTTCCCCCACCGACACAAATATTCGATTTTCTTCCTTTACACTAAGAAAGTTACTTTTGGGCCAAATTGGCCGATGAAAGAGTTAGAGAATCAGACCATAGCTTGGCCATTATTCGCTTTATTTTCTAGTCTCATTAATGGGCCAATAGTGACTACACCCAACTCATGTAGGCCTCAGTTTATGATTGATGGGCCAGGTTTAATTCTCCATTGTTAATTATCAGTGATATATAGGAAACAAAGAAGggtaatatttcaaaaaaaaaaaatctatacaaAATGGAAAATTCACAAAGAAGATATTCAGAATTACTTATAATaaactgaaaagaaaataatggggaaaaaataaataaaaataagataaaatatatatagaaaaatccTCTCTCACTTTTTTGGGTTCATGGGtgataaaatgaataataaagatGAACATGTTTGAGGATATAAGCTCTAGACACTAGACCtattatgtataattttcttaaatatttttttctttcatttttggtCGAAAAGGGAaggtttatttaattaaataaattgtttatacATACATAGCATTTGTAGGGTATTCCCGTGGGGATTCCAGATACATTAAGTCTTATATATAACATTGGTACACAAAATAGGGACAACTATCATATTCTTatgtatttttctcttgtttgtGGCCCCTTTTTCACTGGTCCATCCACACAACTTTGGCTTCACAAA
This genomic stretch from Quercus robur chromosome 4, dhQueRobu3.1, whole genome shotgun sequence harbors:
- the LOC126723808 gene encoding serine carboxypeptidase-like 40, which translates into the protein MGSKTICWVLFFSSVSCLLAQTHGSVGKVGKALDFLFKPKLKESLGVDTSPFEVSNVVDEADKVDNHVPVEVGLKEKDRIVRLPGQPQVNFSQYGGYVTVNKEAGRALYYYLTEAENSKDLPLLLWLNGGPGCSSLAYGAMQELGPFRVLSDGKTLFTNEFAWNKAANVLFLESPAGVGFSYSNRTSDYNTSGDSRTALDSYWFVINWLERFPEYKNRDFYISGESYAGHYVPQLAHTILQHNKKANKTLINLKGIIIGNAVINDDTDEKGMYDYLATHVIISDEANNKIQKYCDFSPNATKPSSQCNEGYNSASISLDSINIYNIYGPLCHNSNLTVQPKKASILDMDPCSDYYVYAYLNRPDVQEAMHANVTKLTHDWEPCSDVIEKWIDSPSTIIPLLREFMANGIRVWVFSGDTDGRVPVTSTKYSLNKMMLPVETAWYPWFIDREVGGYAQKYKGDLTFATVRGAGHQVPSYQPLRALSLISHFLSGKPLPYSRSS